In Hymenobacter sublimis, a single genomic region encodes these proteins:
- a CDS encoding alpha-amylase family glycosyl hydrolase: MRILRLFLSLVVLLAGIPVLQAQVVTTQPALFRDTDPVTIVFDATQGNGALANFTGDVYIWTGVITDKSNSNSDWKYVKSPTFNQADPAAKMTRDATNPNRYTIALTPSVRSWYGVAAGDQVQKLAMIFKNAAGTTVGRATGGGDIFVDVAQTAFAVAFTSPASQNGNPIFVNSGASVSVRGEASTEATLTLTLNGTQVAQQTNTKVLTATVPVTQAGQNDLVLTATSGTNTASATRSVIVRAPFTTAALPTGAKKDGVTYINNGTSAILTLTAPFKKSVYVLGDFNNWQPGAAYQLKRTDTTATATRAADDRWWVQIDGLTPGQEYAYQFLVNETMRVADPFTEKVLDPDNDQYINAGGYTVYPNLKAYPAGKTNGIVSVLQSNAPAYTWQTTNFQRPARTDMVVYELLPRDFVARHDYKTLTDTLAYMKRLGVNVIELMPSNEFEGNESWGYNVSYYFAPDKYYGPKNDLKRFIDECHKRGIAVVLDVVLNQSFGQSPMVQMYFDGTKPAANNPWFNPDATHPFSVGYDFNHESPYTRYFSKRVIEHWLKEYNVDGYRFDLSKGFTQKVSTNTADWGQYDQSRVNIWKDYHDYMVSVDQTAYPILEHLGNNDEEKVLSDMGMMLWGIMTYNYNEATMGYLPNSNFSYGYYGSTAQGGRGWSQPNLVTYMESHDEERLMYKNLTFGNSSGSYSVKNLPTALARQEMAAAFFFPVPGPKMIWQFGELGYDKSIFSCPDGTVPQPYPTDNCKLGNKPILWNYYQDPNRRRLFDVYRSLIALKVQEPAFENPASFTQNLSGAVKTMQLTDPRLSVTVVGNFDVVPATATVTFPQTGTWYNYLTSEQLNVTSATMSMTLAPGQYAVYTSRKVAVPAGTVLATKRQRDASVLQLTAQPNPAAASAQLRYSLPQATTVQVTVTNLLGATVHTLPATRQAAGAHELELPLRNLANGVYLVQLTTGQQQQAIRLVVQK, encoded by the coding sequence ATGAGAATACTTCGACTTTTTTTGAGTCTGGTGGTTTTGCTGGCTGGAATCCCGGTTCTGCAGGCCCAGGTCGTCACTACGCAGCCGGCCCTCTTCCGCGACACTGACCCGGTAACCATTGTGTTCGATGCCACCCAGGGCAACGGAGCATTAGCCAATTTCACCGGCGACGTCTACATCTGGACGGGCGTTATCACGGATAAAAGCAATTCCAACTCCGATTGGAAGTACGTGAAAAGCCCAACGTTCAACCAGGCCGACCCAGCCGCCAAAATGACGCGCGACGCCACTAATCCTAACCGCTACACCATCGCCCTCACGCCCAGCGTGCGCAGCTGGTACGGCGTAGCGGCCGGCGACCAAGTTCAGAAGTTGGCCATGATCTTTAAAAACGCGGCCGGCACCACCGTGGGCCGCGCTACCGGCGGCGGCGACATCTTCGTGGATGTGGCGCAAACCGCTTTTGCCGTGGCTTTTACTAGCCCTGCTTCGCAGAACGGAAACCCCATTTTCGTGAACAGCGGCGCCAGTGTTTCCGTTAGGGGCGAGGCTTCCACCGAGGCCACGCTAACCCTGACGCTCAACGGCACCCAGGTAGCCCAGCAAACCAACACCAAAGTTCTCACGGCCACGGTGCCCGTAACCCAAGCTGGTCAGAACGACCTAGTCTTGACGGCCACCAGCGGCACCAACACTGCCTCGGCTACGCGCAGCGTAATCGTGCGGGCGCCTTTCACCACGGCCGCCCTACCCACTGGAGCCAAGAAAGATGGCGTTACGTACATTAACAACGGCACTTCCGCTATTCTGACCCTCACGGCACCCTTCAAAAAATCGGTGTACGTGCTAGGCGACTTCAACAACTGGCAGCCCGGTGCTGCCTACCAGCTTAAGCGCACCGATACGACTGCTACGGCTACCCGCGCCGCTGACGACCGGTGGTGGGTGCAAATTGATGGCCTGACTCCCGGCCAGGAATACGCCTACCAGTTCTTGGTAAATGAAACCATGCGCGTAGCCGACCCCTTCACGGAAAAGGTGTTGGACCCCGACAACGACCAGTACATCAACGCCGGTGGCTACACCGTGTATCCGAACCTGAAGGCGTATCCGGCCGGAAAAACCAACGGCATCGTGTCGGTGCTGCAGAGCAACGCGCCGGCCTACACCTGGCAAACCACCAACTTCCAGCGCCCCGCCCGCACCGATATGGTGGTGTATGAGTTGCTGCCCCGCGACTTTGTGGCCCGTCACGACTACAAAACCCTGACCGATACGCTGGCTTACATGAAGCGTTTGGGCGTAAACGTCATTGAATTGATGCCGTCCAATGAGTTTGAGGGCAACGAAAGCTGGGGCTACAACGTGTCGTACTACTTCGCGCCTGATAAGTACTACGGCCCGAAAAACGATTTGAAGCGCTTTATTGATGAGTGCCACAAGCGCGGTATTGCCGTAGTACTGGACGTAGTGCTCAATCAGTCCTTCGGTCAGAGCCCCATGGTGCAGATGTACTTCGATGGTACCAAACCCGCCGCCAACAACCCTTGGTTTAACCCGGATGCCACGCACCCTTTTAGCGTAGGCTACGACTTTAACCACGAAAGCCCCTACACCCGTTACTTCTCCAAGCGCGTTATTGAGCACTGGCTCAAGGAGTACAACGTGGATGGCTACCGCTTCGACCTGAGCAAAGGTTTTACCCAGAAAGTAAGCACCAACACCGCCGATTGGGGCCAGTATGACCAGTCGCGCGTGAACATCTGGAAAGACTACCACGATTACATGGTGAGCGTGGATCAGACGGCGTATCCTATTCTGGAGCACTTGGGCAACAACGACGAGGAGAAGGTGCTGTCCGATATGGGGATGATGCTGTGGGGTATTATGACCTACAACTATAATGAGGCTACCATGGGCTACCTGCCCAACTCCAATTTCAGCTACGGTTACTACGGCAGCACCGCCCAAGGGGGGCGCGGCTGGAGCCAGCCCAACCTGGTTACCTACATGGAAAGCCATGATGAGGAGCGCCTGATGTACAAGAACCTGACGTTCGGTAATTCCTCGGGTTCCTACAGCGTGAAAAACCTGCCGACTGCCCTGGCCCGTCAGGAAATGGCAGCCGCTTTCTTCTTCCCCGTGCCCGGCCCCAAAATGATTTGGCAGTTTGGTGAGCTAGGCTACGACAAGTCGATCTTCTCCTGCCCCGATGGTACGGTACCTCAGCCCTACCCCACGGATAACTGCAAGCTTGGCAACAAGCCCATCCTGTGGAACTACTACCAAGACCCGAACCGTCGCCGTTTATTTGACGTGTACCGCAGCCTGATTGCCCTGAAAGTGCAGGAGCCTGCTTTCGAAAACCCGGCCAGCTTCACCCAAAACCTGAGCGGCGCCGTGAAAACCATGCAGCTCACCGACCCGCGCCTGAGCGTAACGGTGGTTGGTAACTTTGATGTGGTGCCCGCTACCGCTACGGTTACCTTCCCGCAAACTGGCACCTGGTATAACTACCTCACCAGCGAGCAGCTAAACGTGACAAGCGCTACCATGAGCATGACTTTGGCGCCCGGCCAGTATGCCGTGTACACCTCGCGCAAAGTTGCCGTACCTGCCGGCACGGTGCTGGCCACGAAGCGCCAGCGCGATGCAAGCGTTCTGCAGTTAACCGCCCAGCCCAACCCAGCCGCTGCTTCGGCCCAGCTGCGTTACAGCCTGCCCCAGGCAACCACCGTGCAGGTTACGGTTACCAACCTGCTCGGAGCCACGGTGCACACCCTGCCCGCTACCCGTCAGGCCGCCGGCGCCCACGAGCTGGAATTGCCGCTCCGCAACCTGGCCAATGGCGTGTACCTAGTACAGCTCACGACCGGTCAGCAGCAGCAAGCCATCCGGTTGGTAGTGCAAAAGTAA
- a CDS encoding N-acetylglucosamine kinase produces MILIADGGSTKSNWCQLDDAGNRVYFNTEGYNPDFMGTTAIAASLDKNLPDTLPRQEVSKVYYYGAGVHNAEKAERVAAAMRQIFPNANAFVAEDLLAAAHALLGNKPGFAAILGTGTNSCLYDGEKITYNVDSLGYFLGDEGSGSFIGKRLLRDYLRGLLPDGLQDIFQEEFKLTRDEILDRLYNQPLPNRFLASFAKFTYDHNNISYCREIVLQGFETFFANLVSHYPNYQDYTFNCVGSVGYNFRDALTQVARSHNMEVGKIIRSPIDDLVSYHEAARR; encoded by the coding sequence ATGATTCTTATTGCCGACGGCGGCTCGACCAAGAGCAACTGGTGCCAGCTTGATGATGCGGGTAACCGGGTGTACTTCAACACCGAAGGGTATAACCCTGATTTCATGGGTACCACCGCCATTGCGGCATCCTTGGACAAAAACCTGCCCGACACCCTACCTCGTCAGGAAGTAAGTAAGGTGTATTACTACGGCGCAGGCGTGCACAACGCGGAAAAGGCCGAGCGGGTGGCCGCGGCCATGCGCCAGATTTTCCCGAACGCCAACGCCTTTGTAGCCGAAGACCTGCTGGCCGCCGCCCATGCCCTGCTTGGCAACAAGCCCGGTTTTGCGGCCATCTTGGGTACGGGTACCAACTCCTGCCTCTACGACGGCGAGAAAATCACGTATAACGTAGACTCGCTAGGCTACTTCCTCGGCGACGAGGGCTCCGGCTCCTTTATTGGTAAGCGCCTGCTGCGCGACTACCTGCGTGGCTTGTTGCCCGATGGGTTGCAGGATATCTTCCAGGAGGAATTCAAGCTCACCCGCGACGAAATTCTGGACCGGCTTTACAACCAACCCCTACCCAACCGGTTTCTGGCCAGCTTCGCCAAGTTTACCTACGACCACAACAACATCAGCTACTGCCGCGAGATTGTGCTGCAGGGCTTCGAGACGTTCTTCGCCAACTTGGTAAGCCACTACCCCAACTACCAGGACTACACTTTTAACTGCGTGGGCTCGGTGGGCTATAACTTCCGCGACGCACTAACCCAGGTAGCTCGGAGCCACAATATGGAAGTCGGTAAAATCATCCGTTCCCCCATCGACGACCTCGTGTCGTATCACGAAGCTGCCCGGCGCTAA
- a CDS encoding SusE domain-containing protein, which translates to MSHWLTRVSGLCLSAAVLLTSCEKEGDQVTLQQSGTAALTASSSTLVLSSTNASAQATTLTWQPISYGYQAAVTNTIQIDKKGNNFATPVEIAAGAANTMSFTVAELNALALRAKATPGSTNSLEVRVKSMITNKVAATYSPTVALTVTPYLVVIEYPSVYVPGNHQGWAPATAPKLAAFNSNNNQLYEGFVNMTDAAPEFKITSMPSWGGTNYGDGTGGKLSPDGGAGNLKVPTPGYYRLKADLGALTLETVKTTWSIIGAATPGGWTTDTPLVYDAAAGTWSARITLTAGPIKFRANNDWTINFGDGNAKATPAVPADGILEYGADDIVVPAAGTFTVTLDLSKPGNYTYSIK; encoded by the coding sequence ATGTCACACTGGCTTACTCGCGTTTCCGGGCTTTGCCTATCGGCTGCGGTACTGCTGACTTCTTGCGAGAAGGAAGGCGACCAGGTCACTTTACAGCAAAGTGGCACCGCCGCTTTGACTGCGTCTTCCAGCACGCTGGTTTTGAGCAGTACCAACGCTTCGGCGCAGGCCACTACGCTTACCTGGCAGCCTATTTCCTATGGTTACCAAGCAGCTGTTACCAACACGATTCAGATCGATAAGAAGGGTAACAACTTTGCAACGCCCGTTGAAATAGCAGCAGGAGCCGCTAACACCATGTCCTTTACGGTAGCAGAGTTGAATGCTCTGGCACTGCGGGCCAAAGCTACTCCGGGCTCGACCAATTCGTTGGAAGTGCGCGTGAAGAGCATGATTACTAACAAGGTAGCGGCTACCTATTCTCCTACCGTTGCTCTCACGGTAACTCCTTACCTCGTGGTGATTGAGTACCCGTCGGTGTACGTACCGGGCAACCACCAGGGTTGGGCTCCAGCTACGGCGCCTAAGTTGGCAGCTTTCAATAGCAACAACAACCAACTCTATGAGGGTTTCGTGAACATGACTGATGCTGCGCCAGAGTTCAAAATCACTTCCATGCCGTCGTGGGGTGGCACTAATTATGGCGATGGTACTGGTGGCAAGCTTTCGCCTGATGGCGGTGCGGGTAACTTGAAAGTACCTACTCCTGGTTACTACCGCTTGAAAGCTGATTTGGGCGCCTTGACGCTTGAAACTGTCAAAACCACTTGGTCGATAATTGGTGCGGCTACCCCCGGTGGCTGGACTACTGATACACCGCTGGTATATGATGCAGCTGCCGGTACCTGGAGTGCTAGAATAACCCTGACGGCCGGCCCGATTAAGTTCCGTGCTAATAACGACTGGACTATCAACTTCGGCGACGGAAATGCCAAGGCTACTCCGGCAGTGCCTGCTGATGGCATCCTGGAATACGGCGCCGACGATATTGTGGTACCTGCTGCGGGTACATTCACGGTGACGCTCGACCTGAGCAAGCCGGGGAACTATACTTACTCCATTAAGTAA
- a CDS encoding RagB/SusD family nutrient uptake outer membrane protein translates to MKNKFSRTLATALIAFSLAPFTSCVGDLDQTPSYEPTTENVYKDPTLARQALARLYATMAVSGQQGPAGQPDIQGIDEGFSNYLRQYWMAQELTTDEAILGWESDLGVPEYNRMTWNASHPFVRAMYDRIFYQISLCNEFIRQTTDSKLDSYGLSDTEKTNFRAYRSEARFLRALSYYHALDMFGNVPFATETSEVGTTAPQRIERAALFDYVEKELKELETELPTPRANEFGRADQAGAWMLLSKLYLNANVYNGSNRYTDAVTYTKKIIGAGYTLAPSYANLFRTDNSTTSRLEIILPVRFDGVRTKTFGGMTFIVHAAVGGSMSVNDFGIDFGWGGTRTKKNLVNLFPTAATVTDKRSMFYANGQSLEINDPATFTDGYGITKFRNVSSTNVAGSDKTFPDTDFPMFRLADVYLMYAEAVLRGGAGGDAATALGYVNALRQRAYGNTSGNITAADLNLNFLLDERARELYWEGHRRTDLIRFGKYTTGYNWPFKGNVRTGTDVAATRTLFPIPTTDLTANPNLKQNPGY, encoded by the coding sequence CTTACGAGCCAACCACCGAAAACGTCTACAAAGACCCGACCCTAGCCCGGCAGGCGCTGGCTCGCCTCTACGCTACCATGGCTGTGAGCGGGCAGCAGGGTCCGGCTGGTCAGCCTGATATTCAGGGCATCGACGAGGGCTTCTCGAACTATTTGCGCCAGTACTGGATGGCGCAGGAGCTTACTACCGACGAAGCCATCCTCGGCTGGGAAAGTGACCTGGGGGTTCCGGAATACAACCGGATGACCTGGAACGCCTCCCACCCCTTCGTGCGGGCTATGTACGACCGGATTTTCTATCAGATTTCGCTTTGCAATGAGTTTATCCGTCAGACTACGGACTCTAAGCTCGACAGCTACGGCCTTTCTGATACCGAAAAAACCAACTTCCGGGCGTACCGGAGCGAGGCGCGTTTCTTGCGCGCCCTCAGCTACTACCACGCCCTGGACATGTTCGGTAACGTACCTTTCGCCACGGAAACTTCTGAGGTAGGCACTACAGCTCCCCAGCGCATTGAGCGCGCGGCTCTTTTTGACTACGTGGAGAAGGAGTTGAAGGAACTGGAGACGGAACTACCCACTCCCCGCGCCAATGAGTTTGGTCGGGCCGATCAGGCAGGAGCTTGGATGCTGTTGTCTAAGCTGTACCTAAACGCAAATGTGTATAACGGTTCAAACCGCTACACCGACGCCGTTACTTATACGAAGAAAATCATTGGCGCTGGCTACACGCTGGCACCGAGCTACGCGAACCTATTCCGTACGGATAACAGCACTACGTCCCGCTTAGAAATCATTCTGCCGGTACGCTTTGATGGGGTGCGCACCAAAACGTTCGGCGGCATGACGTTCATTGTTCACGCTGCAGTGGGTGGTAGCATGTCCGTGAATGACTTCGGCATTGACTTCGGCTGGGGCGGCACCCGCACCAAAAAGAACTTAGTAAACCTGTTCCCAACAGCAGCTACTGTTACGGACAAGCGTTCCATGTTCTATGCCAATGGCCAGTCGTTAGAAATCAACGACCCCGCCACCTTTACCGATGGCTACGGTATTACGAAGTTTCGTAACGTGTCTTCGACCAATGTAGCAGGCTCCGATAAAACATTCCCCGACACCGACTTCCCCATGTTCCGTTTGGCCGATGTGTACTTGATGTATGCTGAAGCCGTGCTGCGGGGTGGGGCCGGGGGCGACGCCGCCACGGCATTGGGCTATGTTAATGCCTTACGTCAGCGGGCCTACGGTAACACCAGCGGCAACATTACGGCCGCTGATTTGAATCTGAATTTCCTGCTGGATGAGCGGGCACGCGAACTGTATTGGGAAGGCCACCGCCGGACGGACTTGATCCGCTTCGGTAAATACACAACCGGGTACAATTGGCCCTTCAAAGGCAATGTGCGCACTGGTACAGATGTTGCCGCCACCCGGACGCTGTTCCCCATTCCAACCACGGATCTGACGGCAAATCCGAATCTGAAGCAGAACCCTGGTTACTAA